In a single window of the Halobaculum lipolyticum genome:
- a CDS encoding ABC transporter permease, with translation MSVEAVARKDFQDAVRSRWLLALSAVFVLLVSAVVYLVRPGPGQTFPTSALLGSVFVRDALVTTLIPLIALVVSYNAVVGERESGSLKLLLALPHSRADVVFGKVVGRAGAIAVPISVGFLLPALVAAIGPLSLQPFTYLGYILLTLVLSSAFVAIAVGFSAGVASNRLAIGGAVGLYFLFVPLWGAIQFPLRLYLGTGGGPSWLPISGSGLLELLRLINPTGSFKIVAGEFVNGALFAGGQVGAQGGAGGYGLSTEIAAFAMLAAWLLVPPLLGLWRFEGADL, from the coding sequence ATGAGCGTCGAGGCGGTCGCGCGCAAGGACTTCCAGGACGCCGTCCGCTCGCGCTGGCTGTTGGCGCTGTCGGCCGTGTTCGTCCTGCTCGTCTCGGCGGTCGTCTACCTCGTGCGCCCGGGTCCGGGCCAGACGTTCCCGACGAGCGCGCTGTTGGGGTCGGTGTTCGTCCGCGACGCACTGGTGACGACGCTCATCCCGCTCATCGCGCTGGTCGTCTCGTACAACGCGGTCGTCGGCGAGCGCGAGTCGGGGTCGCTGAAGCTGCTGCTGGCGCTGCCGCACTCCCGCGCGGACGTGGTGTTCGGGAAGGTCGTCGGCCGGGCCGGCGCCATCGCGGTGCCCATCTCGGTGGGCTTCCTCCTGCCGGCGCTCGTCGCCGCCATCGGCCCGCTGTCGCTCCAGCCGTTCACCTACCTCGGGTACATCCTGCTGACGCTGGTGCTGTCGTCGGCGTTCGTCGCCATCGCCGTGGGCTTCTCCGCCGGCGTGGCCTCGAACCGCCTCGCCATCGGCGGCGCCGTCGGGCTGTACTTCCTGTTCGTCCCGCTGTGGGGCGCCATCCAGTTCCCGCTGCGACTGTACCTCGGCACCGGCGGCGGGCCGAGTTGGCTGCCGATCTCGGGGTCGGGGCTGCTGGAACTGCTCCGGCTGATCAACCCCACCGGCTCGTTCAAGATCGTCGCCGGCGAGTTCGTCAACGGCGCGCTGTTCGCGGGCGGGCAGGTCGGCGCGCAGGGCGGCGCCGGCGGCTACGGACTGTCCACGGAGATCGCGGCGTTCGCGATGCTGGCGGCGTGGCTGCTCGTGCCGCCGCTGCTGGGGCTGTGGCGCTTCGAGGGCGCGGATCTGTAG
- a CDS encoding ABC transporter ATP-binding protein codes for MAAIELEGVTKRYGDVTAVSDLHLQVEEGEVFGFLGPNGAGKSTTINMLLDFVRPTSGTVRVLSRDAQAESVAVRRRTGVLPEGYDVYERLSGRKHVEFAMRSKEVDGDVDAVLDRVGILDAADRPAGGYSKGMRQRLVLGMALVGDPDLLILDEPSSGLDPAGAKEMREIVRAEADRGATVFFSSHVLGQVESVCDRVGIMREGDLVAEDSIEGLREAVGGEEQLVVTVDAASEDDLDAVRALDGVSSAATDGGTVTVSCSSDAKTRVIGALEDNGVTVKDFSTQEASLEDLFLTYAEDGEAPDGVDAPDAEVAE; via the coding sequence ATGGCCGCTATCGAGTTGGAGGGCGTCACGAAACGCTACGGGGACGTGACGGCCGTCAGCGACCTCCACCTGCAGGTCGAGGAAGGCGAGGTGTTCGGCTTCCTGGGCCCCAACGGCGCGGGGAAGTCCACGACGATCAACATGCTGCTCGACTTCGTGCGCCCCACGAGCGGCACCGTCCGGGTGCTCTCGCGGGACGCGCAGGCGGAGTCGGTCGCGGTGCGCCGCCGCACGGGCGTACTCCCCGAAGGGTACGACGTGTACGAGCGGCTCTCGGGCCGCAAACACGTCGAGTTCGCGATGCGCTCGAAGGAGGTCGACGGCGACGTCGACGCGGTGCTCGACCGGGTGGGGATCCTCGACGCCGCCGACCGACCCGCGGGCGGCTACTCCAAGGGGATGCGCCAGCGGCTCGTCCTCGGGATGGCGCTCGTCGGCGACCCGGACCTGCTCATCCTCGACGAGCCGTCCTCGGGGCTGGACCCCGCCGGCGCCAAGGAGATGCGCGAGATCGTCCGCGCGGAGGCGGACCGCGGCGCGACGGTGTTCTTCTCCAGCCACGTGCTCGGGCAGGTCGAGTCGGTGTGTGACCGCGTCGGCATCATGCGCGAGGGCGACCTCGTCGCCGAGGACTCCATCGAGGGGCTGCGCGAGGCCGTCGGCGGCGAAGAGCAGCTCGTCGTCACCGTCGACGCCGCCAGCGAGGACGACCTCGACGCGGTGCGCGCGCTGGACGGCGTCTCCTCGGCCGCGACCGACGGCGGCACCGTCACCGTCTCGTGTTCGAGCGACGCGAAGACGAGGGTGATCGGCGCCTTGGAGGACAACGGCGTGACGGTGAAGGACTTCTCCACGCAGGAGGCGAGCCTCGAGGACCTGTTCCTCACGTACGCGGAGGACGGCGAGGCGCCCGACGGCGTCGACGCCCCGGACGCGGAGGTGGCCGAATGA
- a CDS encoding O-acetylhomoserine aminocarboxypropyltransferase/cysteine synthase family protein has protein sequence MTDDDTPRSAGRGVPAAGGRQGGDDRGARTRALHSGWRGDPETGARAPPIYQTTSYAFRDADTAADLYALEREGDVYTRISNPTTRVLEERLADLEGGVDAVATASGMAAIDTATSLLARAGDTVVASADMYGGTSTYLAHMASRRGVELRTVETTDYEAYEAAVDDDTAFVHVETLANPSLVTPDFERLADIAHEHAVPLVVDNTFATPALCRPIEHGADIVWDSTTKWIHGAGTTVGGVLVDGGTFPWDHPDADYPELSGENPAFDVDFAERFGERAFAQVARHRGVRTLGNPQSPFDAWQTLQGLSTLPIRMEKHCENARIVAEHLRDHPAVAWVTYPGFEDHPTHTSASEYLDGFGGMVVFGLHEGFAAAKGVCEAVELVSFLANIGDARSLIIHPASTTHAQLTEDEQRAAGVSPDLLRLSVGIEDPADIVADLDSAIAEATA, from the coding sequence ATGACCGACGACGACACCCCGCGCTCGGCCGGGAGAGGGGTGCCGGCGGCCGGCGGCCGTCAGGGGGGTGACGACCGGGGTGCGCGGACGCGGGCGCTCCACTCGGGGTGGCGCGGCGACCCGGAGACGGGCGCCCGCGCGCCGCCCATCTACCAGACGACCTCCTACGCGTTCCGCGACGCCGACACCGCGGCGGACCTGTACGCGCTGGAGCGCGAGGGCGACGTGTACACCCGTATCTCGAACCCGACGACCCGGGTGCTGGAGGAGCGACTCGCCGACCTGGAGGGCGGCGTCGACGCCGTCGCCACCGCCTCGGGGATGGCCGCCATCGACACCGCGACGAGCCTCCTCGCGCGCGCCGGCGACACCGTCGTCGCCAGCGCCGACATGTACGGCGGCACGAGCACGTACCTCGCGCACATGGCCTCGCGGCGGGGCGTCGAACTGCGGACCGTCGAGACGACCGACTACGAGGCGTACGAGGCCGCGGTCGACGACGACACCGCGTTCGTCCACGTCGAGACGCTGGCGAACCCGTCGCTGGTGACGCCCGACTTCGAGCGCCTCGCCGACATCGCCCACGAGCACGCGGTGCCGCTGGTCGTCGACAACACGTTCGCGACCCCCGCGCTCTGCCGTCCCATCGAACACGGCGCGGATATCGTCTGGGACTCGACGACCAAGTGGATCCACGGCGCGGGCACCACCGTCGGCGGCGTCCTCGTCGACGGGGGGACGTTCCCCTGGGACCACCCGGACGCCGACTACCCGGAGCTGTCGGGCGAGAACCCCGCCTTCGACGTCGACTTCGCCGAGCGCTTCGGCGAGCGGGCGTTCGCGCAGGTCGCCCGCCACCGCGGCGTCCGCACGCTCGGTAACCCGCAGTCCCCGTTCGACGCGTGGCAGACCCTTCAAGGGCTGTCGACGCTGCCGATCCGGATGGAGAAGCACTGCGAGAACGCCCGGATCGTCGCCGAACACCTCCGTGACCACCCCGCCGTCGCGTGGGTCACCTACCCCGGCTTCGAGGACCACCCGACCCACACGAGCGCGAGCGAGTACCTCGACGGCTTCGGCGGGATGGTCGTGTTCGGGCTGCACGAGGGGTTCGCGGCCGCGAAGGGCGTCTGTGAGGCCGTCGAGTTGGTGTCGTTCCTCGCGAACATCGGGGACGCGCGTTCGCTGATCATCCACCCCGCGAGCACGACGCACGCACAGCTCACCGAGGACGAACAGCGCGCGGCGGGCGTCTCGCCGGACCTGCTCCGACTCTCCGTGGGTATCGAGGACCCGGCGGACATCGTGGCGGACCTCGACAGCGCCATCGCGGAGGCGACGGCGTGA
- the metX gene encoding homoserine O-acetyltransferase MetX has product MTAVESVGEFRFECGESVENLRLAYETYGEFDGDNAVLVCHALTGSQHVSNAPSSADDTEGDLGDAVETAGQARAWWNDVVGPGKAVDTTEYYVVCVNVPGSCYGSSGPPTERPDGEPWGTDFPPVTVGDWTRAQRRLLDRLGVGRLHAVVGGSVGGMNAVDWAKRFPDDVRRVAAVATAPRLDTQCLSLDAIARRAITTDPDWNGGDYYGDDRPTPDDGLAQARRIGHVMYLSKASMGRKFGRRAAGRGAFGDAPADPTGRFFPYREVESYLDYNADSFTGRFDANSYLYLTRAMDEYDLAADYGSDTEALAAFEGELLALSFTGDWHFTVEQSRLLADAARDGDVPTAHHVVDSDHGHDAFLVEPESVGPPLRDYLADGVAGRAVRDENDDDPSGGRSSSPDRAPVHASLFPG; this is encoded by the coding sequence GTGACCGCCGTCGAGTCGGTCGGCGAGTTCCGCTTCGAGTGCGGCGAGTCCGTCGAGAACCTCCGGCTGGCCTACGAGACGTACGGCGAGTTCGACGGCGACAACGCCGTCCTCGTCTGCCACGCGCTCACGGGGAGTCAACACGTCTCGAACGCGCCGTCGAGCGCCGACGACACCGAGGGCGACCTCGGCGACGCCGTCGAGACGGCCGGACAGGCCCGCGCGTGGTGGAACGACGTGGTCGGGCCGGGGAAGGCCGTCGACACGACCGAGTACTACGTCGTCTGCGTGAACGTCCCCGGGTCCTGCTACGGGTCGTCGGGGCCGCCGACCGAGAGACCGGACGGGGAGCCGTGGGGGACCGACTTCCCGCCGGTGACGGTGGGCGACTGGACGCGGGCCCAACGCCGCCTCCTCGACCGGCTCGGCGTCGGCCGCCTGCACGCCGTCGTCGGCGGCAGCGTCGGCGGCATGAACGCCGTCGACTGGGCCAAGCGGTTCCCCGACGACGTCCGCCGCGTCGCCGCCGTCGCGACAGCCCCCAGACTGGACACGCAGTGTCTCTCGCTGGACGCCATCGCGCGGCGAGCGATCACGACCGATCCCGACTGGAACGGCGGCGACTACTACGGCGACGACCGACCGACGCCGGACGACGGACTCGCGCAGGCGCGCCGCATCGGCCACGTGATGTACCTCTCGAAGGCGTCGATGGGGCGGAAGTTCGGTCGTCGCGCGGCCGGCCGGGGGGCGTTCGGCGACGCGCCCGCCGACCCGACGGGGCGGTTCTTCCCGTACCGCGAGGTGGAGTCGTACCTCGACTACAACGCCGACTCGTTCACCGGGCGCTTCGACGCCAACAGCTACCTCTACCTCACCCGGGCGATGGACGAGTACGACTTGGCGGCCGACTACGGCTCGGACACGGAGGCGCTCGCCGCGTTCGAGGGGGAACTGCTCGCGCTGTCGTTCACCGGCGACTGGCACTTCACCGTCGAGCAGTCCCGCCTGCTCGCCGACGCCGCGCGCGACGGCGACGTGCCGACCGCCCACCACGTCGTCGACTCCGACCACGGCCACGACGCGTTCCTCGTCGAACCGGAGTCGGTGGGACCGCCACTTCGCGACTACCTCGCCGACGGGGTGGCGGGTCGCGCCGTTCGCGACGAGAACGACGACGACCCGTCCGGCGGGCGTTCGAGCAGTCCCGACCGCGCGCCGGTGCACGCGAGCCTGTTCCCGGGGTAG
- a CDS encoding O-acetylhomoserine aminocarboxypropyltransferase/cysteine synthase family protein codes for MTDDTDYGFWTRSVHEGADPDPTTGARAPPIHQTTSYVFDDADHAARLFALEEEGYIYSRLLNPTVARLGERLASLEGGVGAVPTSSGMASFDLANFLLASAGDNIVSSSSLYGGTYTYLTHTVERRGVETRFVDTLDYDAYAEAIDEDTAYVHLETIGNPALVTPDIERIADIAHEHDTPLFVDNTFATPYLCRPLEHGADLVWESTTKWIHGSGSTIGGVLVDGGSFPWGEHADRFPELGAENPAYHGVNFAERFGEAALTYAAIARGQRDLGSAQSPFDAWATMQKLESLPMRMERHCANAQHVAEHLADHPAVDWVTYPGLPDHETHAEASEYLDGGYGGMIAFGLAGGYEAARDTVEGTELASLLANVGDAKTLVIHPASTTHQQLTEEEQVAAGVTQDMVRLSVGVENPEDIVADLDQAIDAATR; via the coding sequence ATGACAGACGACACCGACTACGGCTTCTGGACGCGCAGCGTCCACGAGGGCGCCGACCCCGATCCGACGACGGGGGCGCGAGCGCCGCCGATCCATCAGACGACCTCCTACGTGTTCGACGACGCCGACCACGCGGCGCGGCTGTTCGCGCTCGAGGAGGAGGGGTACATCTACAGCCGACTGCTCAACCCGACGGTCGCGCGACTGGGCGAACGGCTCGCGTCGCTCGAGGGCGGCGTCGGCGCGGTGCCGACGAGTTCGGGCATGGCGTCGTTCGACCTCGCGAACTTCCTGCTGGCGTCGGCCGGCGACAACATCGTCTCGTCGTCGTCGCTGTACGGCGGGACGTACACCTACCTCACCCACACCGTCGAGCGCCGCGGCGTCGAGACGCGCTTCGTCGACACGCTCGACTACGACGCCTACGCCGAGGCCATCGACGAGGACACCGCGTACGTCCACCTCGAGACCATCGGCAACCCGGCGCTCGTGACGCCCGACATCGAGCGCATCGCCGACATCGCCCACGAGCACGACACGCCGCTGTTCGTCGACAACACGTTCGCGACGCCGTACCTGTGCCGGCCGCTGGAGCACGGCGCCGACCTCGTGTGGGAGTCGACGACCAAGTGGATCCACGGATCGGGTTCGACCATCGGCGGCGTCCTCGTCGACGGCGGCTCGTTCCCGTGGGGCGAGCACGCCGACCGGTTCCCGGAACTCGGCGCGGAGAACCCGGCGTACCACGGCGTCAACTTCGCCGAACGGTTCGGCGAGGCGGCGCTCACCTACGCGGCCATCGCGCGCGGACAGCGTGACTTGGGGAGCGCGCAGTCGCCGTTCGACGCGTGGGCGACGATGCAGAAGCTGGAGTCGCTCCCGATGCGGATGGAGCGCCACTGCGCGAACGCCCAGCACGTCGCCGAGCATCTCGCGGACCACCCGGCGGTCGACTGGGTGACGTACCCGGGGCTGCCGGACCACGAGACGCACGCGGAGGCGTCGGAGTACCTCGACGGCGGCTACGGCGGGATGATCGCCTTCGGGCTCGCCGGCGGCTACGAGGCCGCCCGCGACACCGTCGAGGGCACCGAGTTGGCGTCGCTGCTGGCGAACGTCGGCGACGCGAAGACGCTCGTGATCCACCCGGCGTCGACGACCCACCAGCAGCTCACCGAGGAGGAGCAGGTGGCCGCCGGCGTCACCCAGGACATGGTGCGCCTGTCGGTCGGCGTGGAGAACCCCGAGGACATCGTCGCCGACCTCGACCAGGCCATCGACGCGGCGACGCGGTAA
- a CDS encoding PPC domain-containing DNA-binding protein has protein sequence MNYRAVEVAGEYVASLDNGADWREEIESLADEVEADAAWFNAMGAVQDAEVWFYDQDDQEYQSVTFDEPLEVAACVGNIALLDGDRFAHTHAVLSRRNGQALAGHLDGGTVFAGEVYFRAFEAPLEREHDAVTDLDLWL, from the coding sequence ATGAACTACCGTGCGGTCGAAGTCGCCGGCGAGTACGTGGCGAGTCTGGACAACGGCGCCGACTGGCGCGAGGAGATCGAGTCGCTCGCCGACGAGGTGGAGGCGGACGCGGCGTGGTTCAACGCCATGGGCGCGGTGCAGGACGCGGAGGTGTGGTTCTACGACCAAGACGACCAGGAGTACCAGTCCGTCACGTTCGACGAACCGCTGGAGGTGGCGGCGTGTGTCGGCAACATCGCGCTGCTGGACGGCGACCGGTTCGCCCACACCCACGCCGTGTTGTCGCGGCGCAACGGGCAGGCGTTGGCGGGCCACCTCGACGGCGGCACCGTGTTCGCGGGCGAGGTGTACTTCCGCGCCTTCGAGGCACCGCTGGAGCGCGAACACGACGCGGTGACGGATCTGGACCTCTGGCTGTAG
- a CDS encoding DNA polymerase II large subunit: MRPDDERYFTRIEDRLDEAFDRAQAAKAQGKDPETEIEIPVARDMADRVENILEIPGVAERVRELEEEFSREEAALELVTDFVEGTVGDFDSRAGKIEGAVRTAVALLTEGVVAAPIEGIDRVEILENDDGTEFINVYYAGPIRSAGGTAQALSVLVGDYARALLGIEEYRARDAEIERYAEEIGLYDKETGLQYTPKDKETKFIAEHMPIMLDGEATGDEEVSGFRDLDRVDTNNARGGMCLVLAEGIALKAPKIQRYTRQLDEVDWPWLQDLIDGTYYDDGGDGADDADAEGEDGDDADAEGEDGDGADAEADAPTGSPRPEPSQKFLRDLIAGRPVFGHPSEAGGFRLRYGRARNHGFATAGVHPATMHIVDDFLATGTQIKTERPGKAGGVVPVDSIDGPTVRLANGDVRRIDDPAEALELQNGVEEVLDLGEYLVNFGEFVENNHPLVPAGYVREWWEQDLAAAGADLQALEDDRTIDLDDPDAETALAWVDEYDAPLHPAYTYCWHDVSVEEYDAVADAAAAGEVTGDLLVVENTDTVRRALEKLLVEHSQTEDALRIPDFRPLLRQLGVTDGLRREWERADLSAEATDWDGGDNAVRAVNEVVDFEARERAPTRIGNRMGRPEKSESRDLSPAVHTLFPIRDYGGSQRSVGEAARNRTDKGKGVYDVLVGDRECPDCGEHSFKCLCPDCGAHTEPYYECEECGTECEPDESGRVECPRCEREVESPDWHEIRLNDEYWDALEATGEREASFEILKGVKGLSSSNKTPEPIEKGVFRAKHGVTSFKDGTVRYDMTDLPVTSVRPEELDVTVDHFRELGYETDIGGEPLVHDDQLIELKVQDIVLSDGAADHMMKTADFVDELLTDFYDLDPFYEVNERDDLVGELVFGMAPHTSAAVVGRVVGFTSAAVGYAHPYFHAAKRRNCDGDEDCVMLLMDGLLNFSKSFLPDKRGGQMDAPLVMSSRIDPSEIDDEAHNMDIVRQYPREFYEATLEMADPGEVEDRIQLGEDTLGTDDEYRGFDHTHDTTDIALGPDLSAYKTLGSMMDKMDAQLALARKLRAVDETDVAERVIEYHFLPDLIGNLRAFSRQETRCLGCGEKYRRMPLTGDCRECGGDMTLTVHRGSVNKYMDVALRVAEEFGCREYTIQRLEILERSLESVFENDKNKQGSIADFM; encoded by the coding sequence GTGAGACCCGACGACGAGCGCTACTTCACCCGGATCGAGGACCGACTCGACGAGGCGTTCGACCGCGCGCAGGCCGCGAAGGCGCAGGGGAAAGACCCCGAGACGGAGATCGAGATCCCCGTCGCCCGCGACATGGCCGACCGGGTCGAGAACATCCTCGAGATCCCCGGCGTCGCCGAGCGCGTGCGGGAACTGGAGGAGGAGTTCTCGCGAGAGGAGGCCGCCCTCGAACTCGTCACCGACTTCGTGGAGGGCACCGTCGGCGACTTCGACAGCCGCGCGGGCAAGATCGAGGGCGCGGTACGGACCGCGGTCGCCCTGCTCACCGAGGGTGTCGTCGCGGCGCCCATCGAGGGGATCGACCGCGTCGAGATCCTCGAGAACGACGACGGGACGGAGTTCATCAACGTCTACTACGCGGGACCGATCCGCTCTGCGGGCGGGACCGCGCAGGCGCTGTCCGTCCTCGTGGGCGACTACGCCCGCGCCCTGCTCGGCATCGAGGAGTACCGCGCCCGCGACGCCGAGATCGAACGCTACGCAGAGGAGATCGGACTGTACGACAAGGAGACGGGCCTCCAGTACACGCCGAAGGACAAGGAGACGAAGTTCATCGCCGAGCACATGCCGATCATGCTGGACGGGGAGGCCACCGGCGACGAGGAGGTCTCCGGCTTCCGCGACCTGGACCGCGTGGACACGAACAACGCCCGCGGCGGGATGTGTCTCGTGCTCGCGGAGGGGATCGCGCTCAAGGCCCCGAAGATCCAGCGGTACACCCGGCAGCTCGACGAGGTCGACTGGCCGTGGCTGCAAGACCTCATCGACGGCACCTACTACGACGACGGCGGCGACGGGGCCGACGACGCGGACGCCGAGGGCGAGGACGGAGACGACGCGGACGCCGAGGGCGAGGACGGAGACGGCGCGGACGCCGAGGCGGACGCGCCGACCGGGTCGCCGCGGCCCGAACCGTCACAGAAGTTCCTCCGCGACCTCATCGCTGGGCGCCCCGTCTTCGGGCACCCCTCGGAGGCGGGCGGGTTCCGCCTGCGTTACGGCCGCGCGCGAAACCACGGCTTCGCGACGGCGGGCGTCCACCCGGCGACGATGCACATCGTCGACGACTTCCTCGCGACGGGCACCCAGATCAAGACCGAGCGCCCAGGCAAGGCCGGCGGCGTCGTCCCCGTCGACTCCATCGACGGGCCGACCGTGCGGCTGGCGAACGGCGACGTGCGCCGCATCGACGACCCGGCCGAGGCGCTCGAACTCCAGAACGGCGTCGAGGAGGTGCTCGACCTGGGCGAGTACCTCGTCAACTTCGGCGAGTTCGTCGAGAACAACCACCCACTCGTCCCCGCGGGGTACGTCCGCGAGTGGTGGGAACAGGACCTCGCGGCCGCCGGCGCCGACCTCCAGGCGCTGGAGGACGACCGCACCATCGACCTCGACGACCCCGACGCCGAGACGGCGCTCGCGTGGGTCGACGAGTACGACGCGCCGCTGCACCCCGCCTACACCTACTGCTGGCACGACGTCTCCGTCGAGGAGTACGACGCCGTCGCCGACGCCGCCGCCGCGGGCGAGGTGACCGGCGACCTGCTCGTCGTCGAGAACACCGACACGGTGCGGCGCGCGCTGGAGAAACTGCTCGTCGAACACAGCCAGACCGAGGATGCGCTCCGGATCCCCGACTTCCGCCCGCTCCTCCGGCAACTGGGCGTCACCGACGGCCTGCGCCGCGAGTGGGAGCGAGCCGACCTCTCGGCGGAGGCGACCGACTGGGACGGCGGCGACAACGCGGTCCGCGCGGTCAACGAAGTCGTCGACTTCGAGGCGCGCGAGCGCGCGCCGACCCGCATCGGCAACCGGATGGGTCGCCCGGAGAAGTCCGAGAGCCGCGACCTCTCACCCGCAGTGCACACGCTGTTCCCGATCCGCGACTACGGCGGCAGTCAACGCTCCGTCGGCGAGGCCGCCCGCAACCGCACGGACAAGGGGAAGGGGGTGTACGACGTGCTCGTCGGCGACCGCGAGTGCCCCGACTGCGGTGAGCACTCGTTCAAGTGCCTGTGCCCCGACTGCGGCGCTCACACGGAGCCGTACTACGAGTGCGAGGAGTGCGGCACCGAGTGCGAACCCGACGAGTCGGGGCGCGTCGAGTGCCCGCGTTGCGAGCGCGAGGTCGAGAGCCCCGACTGGCACGAGATCCGGCTCAACGACGAGTACTGGGACGCCTTGGAGGCGACCGGCGAGCGCGAGGCCTCCTTCGAGATCCTGAAGGGAGTCAAGGGGCTGTCGTCCTCGAACAAGACCCCCGAACCGATCGAGAAGGGCGTCTTCCGCGCGAAACACGGCGTCACGTCGTTCAAGGACGGCACCGTGCGGTACGACATGACCGACCTCCCGGTCACGTCGGTCCGCCCGGAGGAACTCGACGTGACCGTCGACCACTTTCGAGAACTGGGGTACGAGACGGACATCGGCGGCGAACCGCTCGTCCACGACGACCAGCTCATCGAGCTGAAAGTGCAGGACATCGTCCTCTCGGACGGCGCGGCCGATCACATGATGAAGACGGCCGACTTCGTCGACGAACTGCTCACCGACTTCTACGACTTGGACCCGTTCTACGAGGTGAATGAGCGCGACGACCTCGTGGGCGAGTTGGTGTTCGGGATGGCGCCCCACACCAGCGCCGCGGTCGTCGGGCGCGTCGTCGGCTTCACGAGCGCGGCAGTCGGCTACGCGCATCCGTACTTCCACGCCGCGAAACGCCGGAACTGTGACGGCGACGAGGACTGCGTCATGCTGCTCATGGACGGCCTGCTCAACTTCAGCAAGTCGTTCCTCCCGGACAAACGCGGCGGGCAGATGGACGCGCCGCTGGTCATGTCCTCGCGCATCGACCCCTCCGAGATCGACGACGAGGCGCACAACATGGACATCGTCCGGCAGTACCCCCGCGAGTTCTACGAGGCGACGTTGGAGATGGCCGACCCCGGCGAGGTCGAGGACCGCATCCAACTCGGCGAGGACACCCTCGGCACCGACGACGAGTACCGCGGCTTCGACCACACCCACGACACGACCGACATCGCGCTCGGTCCCGACCTGTCGGCGTACAAGACGCTCGGGTCCATGATGGACAAGATGGACGCGCAACTCGCGCTCGCCCGGAAACTGCGCGCCGTCGACGAGACCGACGTGGCCGAGCGCGTCATCGAGTACCACTTCCTCCCGGACCTGATCGGGAACCTGCGGGCGTTCTCTCGGCAGGAGACGCGCTGTCTCGGCTGCGGGGAGAAGTACCGCCGGATGCCGCTGACGGGTGACTGCCGCGAGTGCGGCGGCGACATGACGCTCACCGTCCACCGCGGCTCGGTGAACAAGTACATGGACGTCGCGCTGCGGGTCGCCGAGGAGTTCGGCTGCCGGGAGTACACGATCCAGCGGCTGGAGATCCTCGAACGCTCGCTGGAGTCGGTGTTCGAGAACGACAAGAACAAGCAGGGATCCATCGCGGACTTCATGTGA
- a CDS encoding DUF4440 domain-containing protein, which yields MPTTDACRAEIQRLHDCFVAWFTGASDGDDVAAVADALHPDFELVTPDGTRSDRASVLGSIRAAHGREEPGSFDIDIRNVEVVHRVDDHATVRYEEWQETPDGTTGRVSTALLREAADAPGGLVWLDLHETWIER from the coding sequence GTGCCCACCACCGACGCCTGCCGCGCCGAGATACAGCGCCTCCACGACTGCTTCGTCGCGTGGTTCACCGGCGCGAGCGACGGGGACGACGTCGCGGCCGTCGCGGACGCGCTCCACCCCGACTTCGAGCTGGTGACGCCCGACGGAACACGCAGCGACCGCGCGTCCGTGCTCGGGTCGATCCGGGCCGCACACGGCCGCGAGGAGCCGGGGTCGTTCGACATCGACATCCGGAACGTCGAGGTCGTCCACCGGGTCGACGACCACGCGACCGTCCGCTACGAGGAGTGGCAGGAGACGCCCGACGGGACGACCGGCCGGGTGAGCACCGCCTTGCTCCGCGAGGCCGCCGACGCCCCTGGCGGACTCGTGTGGCTCGACCTCCACGAGACGTGGATCGAGCGATAG